A region of the Stieleria neptunia genome:
ATCGGTGGCGAACGCATCGCGTCGATCATCAACGAAAGCAGCTGCCCAGAAGCCCCCCTGGCCGCCACGGTGTGACGCTTGGATCGCCCCAACAACGTTGCTTTCGGGCTATTTGCGACTCAAGGGGACAATTCGCGACATTCAGTGGGATTCTGCCGGATTCGTGTTGGCCAATCCTTGCGGCGCGTGTAGTCTCCCTACATCAGTGAGACGGACAAGGCGCTCGCTGGACGGATAGATCGGCCAGATCAAAACGAGAAACGTCATGGACGTTTGCTGGCCCACGCGAGCCGAATCGTTGAGTTGGATGCTCAACGGGCCTGCGACAGCGATTTTCGAAATGAACGAAGTCGCGACTCCTTGCTGCCTTCATTCGGCCACGTTGGCCGCTCTTTGAAAGCTGATTGCATCGATCGATGCAACCCTCCCCGGGACTTTCTTGTTTGTCCGGGAGTATCGAGCATTTCTTTCCATGCTGAAGATGCGTCGTGTCATCACGACATCAGCTGCCGGACATGTTTCGAAAACGCGAGTCGGTCTATCGAGACACGGCCACCCCAACACATCGGGATTCCTGCGGCAACACGTTTCCGCGAGACGCCCACACAAACGATTGAAGAGACGTACGTTGAAATCATTTCAAGAATTGGAATTGTTCGAGCCGTTGGAAAAGCGACTGGCCGAATTGGAGTACACGACCCCGACCCCGATCCAAGCCCAAACGATTCCCGCCGCCATTGAAGGCAAAGACATTCTCGGTTGCGCCCAAACCGGCACCGGCAAGACCGCTGCGTTTGCCCTGCCGATCCTCGACTTCCTGGGGCACGAAGCGCCCCGCGCCGCCTCGGGACGCCCGCTGGCACTGGTCCTGGCACCGACGCGTGAATTGGCCATTCAGATCGGCCAAAGCTTTCACACCTATGGGAAACACGTTCGGTTTCGCCAAACGCTGGTCTACGGCGGTGTGGGCCAAAACGAACAAGTCCGTTCCCTGAACAAGGGGGCGCACGTCCTGATCGCCACACCGGGCCGATTGATCGACCTGATGGAGCAAGGCCACGTGCGATTGTCGGACATCGAAATCCTGGTGCTCGATGAAGCCGATCGAATGCTGGACATGGGATTCATGCCGGCGATCAAAAAGATCATCGCCAAGCTGCCCCAAGATCGGCAGTCGCTGTTCTTTTCCGCCACGCTGCCTCCCAAGATTCGCGAACTGGCCGACCAGCTGCTGTTCAACCCGTTCCAGGTCAACGTGACGCCGAAAACCAAGAGCGTCGAACAGATCGATCAAAGTGTCCGCATGATGGACCGCTGCGAAAAGGTCGATCAACTCGTCAAGGTGCTCCGTGGCGACGACGTGCTTCGCTCGATCGTCTTCACACGCACCAAGCATGGCGCCAACGCGTTGACGCGAAAACTGGAAAAACAAGGCATCACGGCCACCGCGATTCACGGCAACAAGAGCCAAGCGGCCCGCCAGCGAGCGCTCAGCGCGTTCCGAGACAATCGCATCTCCGTGCTCGTCGCGACCGACGTGGCCGCCCGGGGAATCGACATCGACGACGTCACCCATGTCGTCAACTTTGACATGCCGATGGAACCGGAAAGCTATGTTCACCGCGTCGGCCGAACCGGCCGCGCCGGTGCCAACGGCATTGCGATTTCATTTTGCACCGTCGACGAACGGGACAAGCTTCGCGAAATCGAAAAGCTGATCGATCAACCCTTGCGCATCCAAAACCCGGGCGCG
Encoded here:
- a CDS encoding DEAD/DEAH box helicase encodes the protein MKSFQELELFEPLEKRLAELEYTTPTPIQAQTIPAAIEGKDILGCAQTGTGKTAAFALPILDFLGHEAPRAASGRPLALVLAPTRELAIQIGQSFHTYGKHVRFRQTLVYGGVGQNEQVRSLNKGAHVLIATPGRLIDLMEQGHVRLSDIEILVLDEADRMLDMGFMPAIKKIIAKLPQDRQSLFFSATLPPKIRELADQLLFNPFQVNVTPKTKSVEQIDQSVRMMDRCEKVDQLVKVLRGDDVLRSIVFTRTKHGANALTRKLEKQGITATAIHGNKSQAARQRALSAFRDNRISVLVATDVAARGIDIDDVTHVVNFDMPMEPESYVHRVGRTGRAGANGIAISFCTVDERDKLREIEKLIDQPLRIQNPGAKLNDTASKPAKSSNFGGRNGSRNNGSSSANGNRRPKKRFGKGGWNKRRATAKA